Part of the Sorghum bicolor cultivar BTx623 chromosome 1, Sorghum_bicolor_NCBIv3, whole genome shotgun sequence genome, TCATGCGACAGAAAAAAATTATAACAATAGTAATGAAGATGATTCGAAGAATCAATAATTGAATTGAGTAGGCATATAGATGGGACAAACATTTGGGTGCAAAATTCATGCGACAGAAAAAATTCAGATAAAAAAGTATTACAGAAAAGACATAGTAATCTAATATATTGTTCCATAGGATGTAAGGAAGCACTGACATGACAGGTGTTTTCCAAATTGCAGACATATGTGCCAACAAAAACAGCAAAACAGGATGCTTGAAACATAAAATTTAAGCTGTGATTTGTGAAATGCAAGCAGGAAACCACATCTCAGAACAGAGGGGGGAACCATACTATAATTAATATGAAAACAGGATATGGAAGCAACAATCTTTGAAGATACTGCAGTATACATAGTGGTGAAATGTGCTCAGAGATATTGCAACACCTCCGTGCTCCCTTCTAGTAGAATTGATAATAACACCATCCATCGTCCGAGTAGTGCAATGAAGTATAACCTGCACAATTATTACAATGAGAATTATTTAATTTGACCACCTAAAATTCCTTATGCCAACAGTAACAAAAACAGGACTGTATGAAAGCCATTATGGGGGTCAGCAAAAAGTGCAGTCATCAACAATGAAAAATGCCTAgtcctgaaaaaaaaaagaatctacGCTATGTAGGCTGTATGAACAATCCAACAGAAGACTTTCATTTAACCATTATTACTACGGATAAGTTTTGTTAATGCACATTTACAGCACATAGAAGAAAATGACAGCTTATGGAGGATCTCGGCATTACACCAAAAACTTGTGCCAGAAATAGGGTCATTCTATGTAAGAATCAGTAGCCGATTGCACAATTTGTTGGGTGTTAAACAGTGCTCGGCCGCAGAGTGAAACACGTGTTCCTGTTTTTATGTACTTTCACAGTTTCATTGCGCGATATACGAATGGGGAGAGGGCAGGCAGTGGTTGCAACCTGATCGCCCTCTGCAGGGGTGGCATCACCGCTCCCAGACCGTATGATGCCCTTCATCAAGCTCCCAGGTGTAAGCTTCTTCCTCCTGCAGTGCAACAGGAATTTGGCGTGATCAGCTGATCACGAGCAAACAGCAGCAGTTCAACGAACGAAAGGAATGCCTGAATTGCAAAATTCTACAACCGATTTCGGCCCTTTATGCTTCGGAATCCCGAGGGGGGGCGAACTGGGACTGACCTCTTCTCGGCCTCCTCCTCAGCGGGCGACTTCTTCTTCGCGGGCGGCGGGAGTTCGCCGCCGTTGTCGCCGCCATCGTGAGCCATGGCCGAAGCTAAGCTTCAGGGCAGGTTCTCACCGGCCGCCGCGTCGGgacgggggagggggagggggagaggtAGGGCAAGGGAATACTTCGCTAATCAAGGCCGCCGCGGTCCGTGCGTGGGCGTAGCTGCGCATTAATGGCCGGGATGCGGAGCAGTTGcggtagcagcagcagccagcacagcagcGCCTTGGAGTTGGAAGAAGCGGGTGGATGGGAGTGGGGATGGTGGTGGACTCGCCGGTCGCCGGCGGAGAGTCCAACGAAGCATCGCTCTCTGTCCCGCTGCTAACCTCCCTTTGACTTGGGTCTCGTGCTTCAATGGGCCGGCCCTGCCTCCATTGGGCTGCAGGCTGCCTATACCCAGGCCTTCATCTCAGATGGGCCGTTGCTCGCCTCGCTCAGGCCTATCCCGCTCCTTGCACCGGACCCCGTCCTGCCGCCCGGCCGCCAGCCCGCCACCGCGGCGGCCGCCGGTCTCCCTCCGCGGCTCGAGCAGGCCCTCCGCTCCGCACCTCCGCGGCCTCCCTCCGCCTCCCTTCGAGCAGGCCAGCACGGCAGCACTACGTCGGGCGCTGGCAGCCCTCCGCGGTTCCGAGCaggcgcgccgcgcgcgcgcaggCCACCGCACCGGCCGCCCCTGGCCCTGTCCGGCCGTCCGCCCCGGCGTCGCGTAGCCGCGTGACGGCTTGACTCGTGAGTCGTCCGCCCCTGCCCTACGTGAGCGCTGAGAGGTgagcagatttttttttttcttcttcactTTCTCTACTCAATTGGATTGGGAAAAAAATGAAAAGTGAAGTTAGAAATATGGATGATGGATTTACATGATCGGTAGTTTTCATCGCTATATAGAGGCCCTAGTCTTGACAGAAACCACCGCGTTGATTGATACAGGCCGGTGATAGCTACCTACTTTGGCATTCGACAGAAAATGGGAATCAGCAATGCAGATTGATCCCGGGGATTAGGATAGAAATCAATATCGGAATTAGGATAGCAGGTCAATATCAGTTCTTTAGGGGAcgtggatttttttttcttttatgttcattctgTTTTAGAACAGCTTTGAAGCTCCTGTAACATCACTTTCCTGAAATTCGCAGCATGGACCATCTTCTTCATCTGGTGCACGTCAAGATTCTTGCTGCGGACCTTCTCTCCTTAACTATACAGCACACTTCGCCACCGGCGTTTCTCCGCTGTGGCCGTACGGTTGCTCGTGCGGAGCTTGTTGGAATTGTTGTCTCTCGTGACCGCAGGGAGAAGTTCCTCCGCTTCGTGATCGATGATGGCACTGGATGTGTACCGTGCATCCTGTGGTTAAACCACCAATACTTGAATGCTAGCACATCCTCTGGGCTATCAGAATCTGATCCTACTGCGGAGATAGCGTTGAAAATGTCAGAGGAGGTGCGTCTAGGCACTCTTTTGAGGGTCCGAGGAAAGATTACCACATATCGTGGTGCGATCCAGATTACTGTTAGAGATGTGGTTGTGGAGAAGGACCCGAATTCAGAGGTGTTGCATTGGTTACAATGTGTTCGCTTGGCCAAGGAGTGCTATGATCTGCCACCATCTTCTGGTCAAGATGGCACTTGAATGGGGTTTATCATGTGTAATATGTACAAGTTTATCGCTGCACTTGCTAGAGACAATCTCTTCTAATGTGATCAAGTTGTGCATTATAAGCCTTGTTAATGAAATGCGTAAATATTTATATTGGTTGCAGGTGGTCAGGTCGTTTCTCGATGTATATCACGTGATTTTTTATATATCATGTATACATTGCTGGGTCTGCGTGTTGTGATATTCAAGGGCACAACAACTTAAACGAACCCAACTCGAGTATAATTTTGTATCCTCCCTTACTGAATGATATTTTGATGTTTCCTTTCAGAGGCTACTGTATTTGAATGTTATTTGTTATGGAAGAAAAAGAGGATATTCTGGCACTATACAATACCAAGTTTTTATTATCTTGCAAAGCAGCTAAATGTTGCTggcagatttcccatcacaatCTTCTTTGGATCCCTGTTCCCTTTCTTTGATTGTGTGCCAAAAGAAGTGCCATCTTTCACCATAAGGCCTTACATTTTCTGTTTTTCTGATGGTGGCAAACTGACAATCCATTCCAAGTCAGTTTTCATGTTGAAGTTAAACTTTAAGAGTGGCTTTTGCTTTTCTGCAGGTCTGGAAATCCCTTGGACCAAACGAAGAAACTAAGGAAATCTacacatcctctttgaacatgTGGAAATTATGGCTCTATCTTTACTTATGCCATGTCATCAAAGTTGGAATCTGTTTAAATTCTAAAACATCCTTGGCTTTTCATCACAAACAACTTAACAAGAGTTGTAAAGTAGCATGGTACTGTGATGTCGTCCTTAAAGTATCTGTCACTCAATTTGAGTTTGAGCACTAAGTTCTTATTCCTGTCACTACTGCAAGAAGAATCCTGCATTGTTCAAAGTATTTACTACTTTCTCATGGTAATGTATTGTTCTTCCCTATAAAAACACATTTTATCTTTAGCTATAACATCTCCTCTGTAGGATAGCATTCTCTTTTTGTTCTGCAAGGGCAACATTCTTTTGGTAGATAGAAGTTACAGTATAGTCATAACTTTAAGAAAACTCGTTGTCTTTAGAGGTCATggacaacttttgatccagaaTGGACCCATTGGATTCAGAAAGTTGGCACCTTCTGATGATTACCACTTGCCTTTTTCTCCTCCTCTGCTGCTTTATCCATGGAGATCTAAATCTTTACATCAGAATCTGCTGAGACCACCTCAAGGGAGGCATATCAAAAGAGGAGCTCACTAGTACAATCATTGCTGGCAACATTCTTCAGTCACTTGGTTGATTCCCTGCATATGCACTTCCCTACAGGCTTCATTTCTAGCACGCCCTAGAGACAGCCCATGTTATTGTGCTGCTAGTAAATTGTCCAATCTTCTACACTGTCCTTTCTAACCTTTCAGTATGCTGGTCACATGCTTTTGGATACCATTGATGGCAGATCGTTTATGTTCAGAAATATGTTGCATATGCAAAATGGAATTCTCTCATTGTAGTCTCAAAATGAATATTAGAATATTTTTCTGTTTGATATTTGTGTTGGTCCTGACCCTTATGTCCCTTGGTGGAATGTGCATGAATGAGGAGGTTGAGCTAAATAATGTGTTTGGTGCACCATACACAATACCGTGTTTGTTTACATTTTATTGTGATTTCAGGTTTGAAAATAAGCTCCAAAGCCCAAAGGGTACACATTTTATACGTCATAATTATTTTTACCTAGGGGATCAATAAAAATCCCTGGATCTTTGGATAAACAGGAATCTTGAAATAGATCTGTTCAAGACGAGGTTGCCAGATGGGATCCATATGTATCACAGTAAGTTCAGATAACTTTGTTCTTTAGTTTTCTTTTGTGACCATGTTTAAATCTAGTAATTATCTTGTTAAAAAATGCTATTAAGATGTTTTACTTTGACAATTATGTTTTTGTTGCTGATCCTCCAAGGAAAAGGCAGTGGAAAACCTGAAGTGTTCCCCTGTACTTCTATTATACTCTAAATTGTGGAATCCAGAGTCTTTCTTGGTCCCCTACTGTATACCTTGTATTCAGTATATATAATATACTACACTTGAGAAACTTTTGTTTTAAAATAGTTGAGAAACTATTTAAGTTCATAAGCTATGAAACATAATTTTGTTGTTTCTTTCACTCGTAACCTTGCTTAATCTTCTTCAGTAGAACCATGTCAGTGAAATGTTCCATTCACCCTAGGAATATCTAACCGCCGGTATCTAAAATGGATGTATCAACAGAAGACCCTCCTTTCAGAACAAACTACAGAATTTGATGGTCATTGTTTTAGATCATTATGTCTTGTTTAGCCCGAAGAGAAGAGACCAAAGCTGAAAACCTGAACATGATTAGATTGTATAAGGACTCGAATGGCTCTATTCAAAGCCATCCACATTCGGCGGCACACTTGGCCAGTAACAGAATTAGAAAAAGGAAATAGTGGTTTCAAACACAGAGGCCAGAAACATGTAAATTCGTTCTCTTGCAATATCGTGGCTGTATATTTCTGAAATGACTAGGCTAGGAGGCCTGCGTGGTAGTTGCATGTGACTCCATGTGGTGTAACAGAAGAAGACCGGACAGATTACCACTGGAGATCTCAGCAAAGCAGTTGtttgtgtgtatgtgtgtgagagagagtggGGGTGTGCGAGTGTATATGTGTGTGTGAGGCTGGTGTCAACTGTCAACTCACGTGTGCAGTGCATGAGCTTGGACTCATGTCTGGTGGACTGCCCCCAGCAGCACCCATATGTAGGCAGAAATAATTAGTGTGCCGGCAGTGGCGCATGCATGCGCTTGTTCTGCTGCTCAGGCTAAGCTGTGTGCCCCTGCCCCTGCTGCATTTCTGTCTCTGTATATCTGGAACTGGAAAACTGATAGTTGACGTCGCACATGCTAGC contains:
- the LOC8080782 gene encoding CST complex subunit STN1, with the translated sequence MDHLLHLVHVKILAADLLSLTIQHTSPPAFLRCGRTVARAELVGIVVSRDRREKFLRFVIDDGTGCVPCILWLNHQYLNASTSSGLSESDPTAEIALKMSEEVRLGTLLRVRGKITTYRGAIQITVRDVVVEKDPNSEVLHWLQCVRLAKECYDLPPSSGQDGT